The genomic stretch gaattattattagtagtattaatgTCATCACAAATGACTTCTAAAGTATTAGTATTAACAATAGATGTTATCTGATTAACATCAATATATACATGAGTTGCATAATTTTCCAATTCTTCCATATCAATATCAGAGTatataaaaaatgttttatatGTTAAGAAATTATGATAATGTTGGTTACCAtgatcatcgtcatcatcattcaGAAACATAGTAGGATTGTACACTGTTGATGACAATGAATTAGTTGTTGCATTGGGATATTTGGAATGAGTATATTTTAATCCACGTTCTACCGCTTCGAATAATGCATAAATCACTGATTTCAGACAGATATTAATTAGCTGTGATGATGTGTATATATCAGATGCATGGTTAATACAACATGGATTTTGTAAATGGATTATTTCATGTGAATTTTGATAAAATGTGTATTGTTTTAATATTACAGGTTTGTAGTTTTGATTTGTTTCGGAGCTAAAACACAAAAAAGACAATAATAACACAAGTAGAAAATACTCCGAAAAAAAATTTCAGGAGCAGTTGTGTCTATTTAGTTGGTTGGTTTGACAATATTGTTAGTGCCACCTTCAGATAGAACTGAATTATTCGAATTTCCCCCCATATAACTAACAGCTTATTTGGTTGACATTGATCTTGACTGACTGTTATTAACTCTTGTCTTATTGAAATCAATGTCGACCAAACAAGCTGTTACTTATATGTGGAAAACTTCGAATAATCCAGTTCTATCTGAAGCTTGTGCTAAAAACGTTGTCTAGAAAGACAGAGAAAGTTTCAGAATTAGACCGCACAGCTCACCAAAATTATCCTTCTGAACTATAAGTCTTTGCCATAATCTCAGAATAACAAATCTGTATGACTAAATGAGAAAATCCTATAACTCCGATAAGAACATCAAAAAGAATAAATCCAGAGAACATATATCGCTTTGTCGAGTGTTTACTGCCAAGTCCTGGAAGTAGTACCTTTCCCAGGATACACAGGTATCTGTGTTGAAACCTAAGGGCTGTAACCACTAAATTACTGCTGAAACTCAACAACCGAAAGAAAACAGCTTGAATATAGACTGCCACGAAATCTACACGATGATATTAAGCAGTAGTGAGTGACAAAAACAGATGGGATAAAAATGCTGCTGGCAGTATATTAAACCAGTTCTTTAagtttttattaacttaaccCCCCTGTTATATAGAAGATTTGTCCGGCTAGTTACTGAATGTGAAAAATGTTTACCACTGTAAGCAGAATTCATGCGTAAGACGCAGAAATCAGACTAAAAGTGTACTTGTAAAATTCCTTGATTGTAGTCGTTGATATTTATGGTGCAATCAGACGATAATGAGTAGAAGTAAACAatcattgattgtttttttgATATTTATCGACATAATTGGTTTTCCCACTTTTTGAATGAAAAGTAAATCATGGTCGTGCTATATTTTGAATAGTTAAGAAAATTAATAACAGTTTTGGTTGTCGAGTATATATACAATTATTTAACTAGTGGCTGTCACCTGAAATCTAGACAGTTGGGATCCGGGAAATCGAGAATACAAACCAACTATCATTTCAGTAATTGTACCAATCAATGAAGCTCTTATAACATTACTGACCAATAATTTTATCGGGTTTTTTGTGGCATGACCACTATTTTGATGGTAAAAAATGTAAGTTCCTAAAACCCTAGCACTTTAACCACGTTGTAGACATTGCCACAATGAACAGACAACAATAAAGTTCGCCATTTTGGGATTTTATTTAATCCATATAAAATCTAGTGCAACTGGGTACGAAAAAAAGTatacacaaataaaataaattttttgtgTTTGGGTTGGTATATTGATAGGGAGCCCTAAACGAAGCAGGTATCTTCCTTAATAGGCTACTACCTCTGAGTCTTTCACCTAAAGGACTAGTTCACTAGGGAATGTGGCACCGTCAAGAGCTGGAGTCATATGTTAGCCAGTTACCAAAAGTAGGTTCGTACACTATTCGTTCCTTGAGGATTGTAGAGCCCATGTACAACAATGGTTCACAACCAAAGTTTTTCAACTCTACTAGGTTAACCCGTTGTACCCACCGACCTGGTTTAAGCGCCAGATGTCCGTTTTATGAGCATAACTCATCACTTCGCAATGatgaaaaaataaactaattaacCGATGAATTCACACAAATAAAAACTAATGAACGTACTTGAACAAAAGACTACTAGGTGACATGGAACAGTTTGCAAcgaaaataatatgaaatcttGACAATGGACAGGGCATATAATTCCTTTCACAACTGATATTATTACTAATGTTATTATGACTGGTTTTATGAGCGGAGAACTTATTATTTGTTAAAATTAACCAGGCCAAATGAAATAGATGAATCGTTTCATCGGcagtcacattattattattgctattattattattaatactggTGTTGTTGCTAGTACTATGTGCATTCATGTGATTGGATTGATGAGGAAGTATAGATTGAAGATATTTAATAAATgacgaattattattattattattattatcagatgtGTTAGTTTTTAGATTAAATAATTGAGATAACTCATCAAAGCTTATAAGAAATAAGTTAGACAACCGGATAAAATCATTAATTAGCAACGGACTCAAACCATTTAATAAATGAGAATTGCATAAATAGGatggaatgataataataagatagAAATTTGTCACTGGTGTATTTGATGGTGATGAAGAGGACGACGATTGTGTTGCAGAAGTAGACAGAGATGAATTCGTGGTAGAATTCGACAATATGATATTACCATGATCAGGATCAGAAGTCGAAGAATTTGATTGGACGCATAAAATTGAAACAAATGATTTCAATGAGGAAGTGTTTCTTCTCAAGCCAAGTACTTCATTCTGAGTTCGATTAttacctttttttaaaataggCAAAAGGAGGAACATAAAAAGATCATTAAAATTTGACAGAACTAAATTATGAGATTTCACAATCACTAGGTTAAATATTTGGATAATTTGCATAAGGATGCAACAAGAATTTTTACTATTTCACGTTTCACTTTCGAATGTGGACTAAACCTGTCATACTTCTCATGTTTACAATTTAACAgaccttatttatttttctcatgTAATTTTCTGTGAAACTATCTTTAGAGATGGAAGATCTCATCACTATGGTAATATTTTTCTGTTTCAGAACTTGCTTACCAATTCATTTAAAACTGAATGCTCATCAATTTTGCTCTGAGTTTGTTCAGAAACTGAGAAAAGCAGAAAAAAAGGCGAGATCTCTTAGCCCTAAACAAAGCTAGTTTTCACATGATTATGAACTTTATACTACACCGAGAGCTTTTATCTGACACCAAAAAGCTTTGTCAGGGAGTGTTTCTCACAGGAAATATATGCTCATAGATTCCCCTACATGGCAATAGGTGATATTCTAATTTTTCTTTCCAAAAACCAACCTAAGATTAAAATTTTTATGACGGAAAGTGTAATTAATGGATCCGGTGAAAGTAGGGCACGGATGGTTGATAAGCGGGGACAAACATATTTGGTTACAATAAACACATAAGGCTGTCGTCTTATGTGCAAAATCGACTACACTTATTGAGTGCTTTATGCTGTGTTTTTTGGCCTATACCTGGTCTCTGATTAAACAACTAATTTGAGTATTACATGGTCAAGTGTTGCACCCAGTCGATATCTAGTATCCAGCATGAGACCATAATCTCAATACAACCTTGTTACGTCATTATAATAATACAGACACATTTCATAATATGAATATCTGTACTTCGTGAAGTTTGTTATGTGCTTTTTCTATCCCAGTAGCAAACAAATACCATGAATACAAACATCCcaaattattttatgaaaaaaattaggAAAGGTCAGTAGTAAAATGCACAAACCCCAATTCAGATTGAATAAACTTCTGTGAGGAAACATCCCATAGGACGTTGAAGACTCGTTGATAGACCGTGAATCGTTATGGCCATTATTGCTGATAAGAGATATTTTCTCATTAAGTGCCCTTGGTTGTGTTCCACCAAATACAAATACCCGAGGATGTTGTCTAATTAGTGTGGGATTATAATCACGATAAGGAGTACTAGGTGGAGCCACATATAGACACGCTACAGCACGTCTACGGGCAGACGGTAGATGGATGTGTAGATTCGATGATTTCATACTAGGCATATAGGAAAGTTGTATCCAAGACAAGGTGGACAAATTGAAACGCCAAACGTCTTGATAGTGTAACTGGAGACTTCGACCTGTCTGTGACCGAATAGCACCAAAGGCGATATATAAATTACCATTGTAGGACCCTaagtatttaattaaaatttaccAAAGTAATTTTTTGGAAATTTGTTACTCAATGTACGACATATAATGCAAAAGTAAGGATATGACATTAACTCTATACAGACCAAAATACTTTGGAAGCTATGATGTAAGAAAACTAAAACAAATAACAGAACCAAGTATATTTTAGGTAATTAGACAATAAGCTACACACGTATATTGATATAAGCTTAGATAATGCTTGGACAATTGAAGTGATAATTAATATGTCTACAGAAACCAGACAATTGAGTTATATCATCGAGTCGAAGTATAAACAATCGGCTCAGTTCCAATCTAAATCATACAAACGTTTACATCTTTATTCCAGAATCGATAAAAGATAAGAAGTCAGAATGATTAACTGTAAACTAAATCTGAACCTATGCAAACTCTAACGAGaatataaacatttaattatCTATGAATGCCATACTTACAGCCTCATAACTTTAACACAAAATCTTAAGTGGTCCCTTTAGGAACACTTAAAttctaaatttaaaaaaaaatgattatcATAATGATTTCGAATGAAATTAATGGGATATTTCAACTAGTCGTCAAAGTACACGACTTCCGATCAGCTGGCTGCAAATTCAAAATCCAGTCTCATTTAGTTTAGTTTTGACGATAGGGTAGTATAATTACCTAACCCTTACCAAGAAAAATAAATGGTTCAAAGATAAGTGTAGAAACTCATATGTTAGCAAGAACAAGAAATAAACTATAGCCGATGGTCGACAGAGTACAGAAAACGATCTAAAATACTTTACCTTTGAGGTAGTCCAGATCCACTCAAAACCTCTATCTTTTAGTAGTAGTCAGTCAGTTAATCGTAATCGAAAAATACTTGGAACAAATATGTGTTGCCACACCACATATCAGAAGTAAGACAGAAGACTGTCAAGTTGAGAAACAAAGGAGAGTAAATTATAGTACCTTTACCCACGTACAAGTTTTCACACGTCCAAACTAGTTAAACCTTTTTGAGATAATTTTTAACAGATAAATCATATCGTTTTAGTTATTAATTATTCGAGTATTTTACCACATAATTAGCTTTCATATCAGTAAGCTTCTGAATACGTGTGTGTGATTCACCATGAGTCCCACTGTGTAGTTACTACACTTAAACGTTAGGTGTATGTGTGGTGTATGCCACTTATGTCAACAGACGTAAGTAGTATGTGACACTAATCAATAGTTGAATGgctggcagcagaaggctaagaagatcgagttgGAGAGAATAGAAGTGGAAATAGAAAAGAAATGTGAACTGAAAGAACCATACATtatgaaggacaaatgatggaaatttgaaaatgaagtattcagtgtacGGTTActgtattttaccaagatattccaTAATTTCGTATTAAAACACATTGATTGTCCCCATCTGTATTCTCGTTCATAACATACATAATGGATCGACAATTACTCATctacacatacatacatggTTAGCTTTGGTTCGGGCGCCAGGGGTAGTATTATAGTCCTCACAAaaatcgaatgacgaagtgtggcgcatatatacaaggtgcccttttgtaccaatgtttatgtgtttaaataaataatgaaagaaACAAATACATATACATGCATATTTACTCGCCAAATTATTTTCACTCATTCATTTTCTTACTTAGCTATTCGTTGGTCATGTAATTTGAGtcaatgtttgaaataaatcattCTGACAACCTCGTTCAAACTttgaaaatattataaaccGTGAGTAATCGTTGCAATAATTGTAATCAGGTCAAACTGTCCACGAAATATAAACATAAGTACGCAGCAGCCAGCTAAAAAGCTGCAGGTTAATAGCAATCAATCATAGAAGCCTTCGCAGCATTATTCAAGCATGTTAGGACTAGTGAGTAAGGAGTGTTGAATTTAAACGTAGGATGCTAGCCATTTAaggcaaatcgattgataaagtagtgaatctttatcgactgagatTGCTGGGACATGTATCACGTACGTTCAACGAGGACCCACCTAGATGCGCAATGATGGCTGGTATAGTAGGCTGATAGAATACTATGGTCGGCCAAACCAAGatatggcatcagtccatgaagtcatcgACTATTGGATTGAACTGTGTAGGTATTTTTAGATTACCTAGTTTGTGTCCGTGTGACTATTGTAGTCCATGGTAAGAAAGGAAGTGAAGTAGTTCAGAATTGTTAGCAATGAAGTGGTTACACTTATTCATTGTGTTTGCTTAGATCTTAAGTtttctaaaaatattttatgacGCGAATACATATCTTCTTGAGTTGTATTTTTGGAGCCTAATTTTTTCTACTACAAATAGCACTGTCACTACTCTGGCATCCTGCTATACTTAGCTGCGATAATTTTAGTTGATAAACATATGTgacaggttctacgttgtgtatGACTGACTGGCTGAAATCTTTTTACCTGGTTTTCCTACATTTAACAGATAACAGCTagaaatcattcatttattaaaactatTAGCAGAAGTAGCTAAGAACTAGATAGATATACTTTATATTCAATTTCCAATCCATCTGTTCCAAAATACGTTACATATCGAAACAGAGTGTAGATGAACACATTATCTGTATCACAACAGATTTACAAACTGATCAAtgacttttattttttaaatagatGCTTCATCCATCCTAAACACAATTTACTTGTCCAATTGAAGTAAACGAGCATATTTCTGGTTGGCGAAATAGCATTTCGACGAGAAAACTTCTTGTATAACCCTATGATACCGTAAAAATTTTTATAGCGGGAAAATTTCAGTGCAGTGAGAAAAATTAGATCAATTTACAATGTGAAAGACTTCTACGTCCGTAAGGTGAATTTAActttgatgatgttgatgatgatgaagatgattccACAAATGATGACTTGGAATCATATGTGAATCCATTAACTTTACTGAATATTTGTGAAAGCAGAACTTCTGGCGATTGTAAACCATGACCAGGATGACGAATTATCCAAACTGCATAACCACTTGACCAACGGGAATGATAGTTTGATGGTAATTTATAGTTTTGTGGTGTATATGATTTGTTTTCTACATTACTATGAATAAATTTCCACAAGCAACATGGACGAGGGGGAGAAGTTGCCCAAAATTCAGGTCTATAAAAAAGGAGTGGACAAAAAAGCGAATAAGTTACtcaaagttattacaaaatccAGCTACATGGACGAAGATTTGCTCTATATTCTGAAGAAACATCAACTAGTTACGGGTCAACGAACAAGCTAACCTTGTCTGACCTTTTGTGTTGACTAAATCCAATCAATACAGTATTTCTGAGAAGTGATCACAGAAATACGTGATCAGATACTTTGTCGTACGGTAAATAATATTTCACAGCTTATGACAACCAAAAAGAAAACCTTAAGTATATTTCCATCGGTCTTCGTATTGATAAATAGGAGGTATTTATAACTCCAAGGAAACTGAAATCATTCTAAAGATCCAAAATTGTGTAGCCTACAGCCTCAGTCAAAGAAGTTTCCACAAATGTTTAATGTAACTCATTTATCAAATGCAATTTCCACTACTCGGATTTTAATAAAACTATCAGATCCCCTAAACCGAGGTACGTGGGGAAGGGTTCGCCTATGAGACCTACTAGTCTAACCACTAAGTCGCCTGTGAGTTAATGTGGCCATAATATTAGATAATTGGTTGTTGTTCGAAGGGCTCGGTATTTAAGTTTCGTCCGCTTGCCACACCAATTATCCTGAGAATGCAATAAACACTTGTGACGAATAATAACACGCAAAACCTTCAAAACCAATTTCCGACAAACCGCATCAGAAAACACATTACTAAACGCATGGTTCTCTGAAACTGTTAACGCAAAGGTAGATGCATTTCGATCAATGGAAACCAGTTATACACACAAATTTAAAACTTAAAATATGACAATAGAAAAGTGGATGGAATAGTAACGAAAATAAGCATAAATTGTCACTCGTACCTTACGAGGAAGAATTGTAAGGATCCCAATAAAGctaaatttatcatttaaaacagatgtacatttcagtttcgtGACTTTCATTTCAAAAACTATACCCGTTTCACAAACTAAAAACATAGATAAGCTTTATAATGACATTTTAAACTAGTGGCACTTTTGAACATGCTAGTGGGATAAATCTATATACATCCTAGTGGTCCTTGTAATTACTTGCTTTGTTTAAACTAGGTAAACTAAAAAACTCCAGTATCTAAATTACCGACTTCCGAATGAATCATCTCTAACTTCAATATACTTAACAATAAAGAAACAAATTTTTATCCTATTCTTAGCTCAAGCGAATGTCAAAGACAAATCTCACATAAGGGAATTATTAAGGACCAAAAGGCAATGAACTAAGCAAGCAGCTATTGGGTTTAAATATCCTACAAATATCCATGAATGTTTTAAGGATATAACCAACAGATTTTACTGGTAACAATCAAGTGGAATAATAAGTTACTTCGAAACTGCTGTTAAACAAgcataaaagaaaaaaagcagGTAAGCGAAAAGTTAGATTACCAAGTCAACAACCATTAATGTTAGACAGAATATTTCTGAAAAAGATGGGGCAATGATCCACTCTCAATCCAGAAAACCGGAACTACGGGATGAACATTTTGAAAATTAGTCTAACTATTTCCTAGCCATCACTTCGTTGCTTACTTTTACCAAACAATGTTGACATAAATCCTCTGACTCTTGAAAAATAGAAAAAGCCATAGCTCATATAAAGCAAGTGAAAGGCGACAGGCCCTGATTGATTAACCCCAGAATTCTTTAAGGATTGTGGTCGAGTTTTGGCTGTTAAATTAACTGAGGCATTAACAAGAGTCCGGGAACTGGAGTGAATCCTATCTGACTGGTCTTAATCAGTGATCGTTTTAACCTATGAGAAAGGACAAAAATCCTCTTATGGTAATTACAGAGAAATAAATTTGACTAACAGTATctacgcccccaaatgccctggtacggccgagagtggggagagtccgctctccctctccacatgctctcacatggccacgcttatataacctctgccagggaagtcctactcacttcttTCTCGTCGCCAGGGTGTTGTgtaagaaattgagaggaacaaaagcgaatgtccggcgctttaaacgggttagtggacacggcgcgtccacctaggggagtaggaaaaccttgattccaaaccaatgctgcacatgggctccagtatcctgaaggaacaaatggcgtatgaatcaattgttggtcaccggctaccataggactgcatatcctcacgatgctccaatgccttgtggatcagacctttaggtcatagGTTCCGGGTgtagtcccctaagaaaaccacctgcttcgggtcgggcacctggtcagtatcacagccctcacacaaatcgaatgagatttgtgcggcgcatatgtatctggtgccccttgtatcaatattcatgtgtttaaataaataaataaataaacagtgtCTACAGTGTTAGCCTCAATAATTGTCCAGTGCTTAACAAGGCTCGTGAAGAGCGAACTCGGAAAAATAAGTCTGATTTCAAACCTGGACGTGAATGTGTAGACCGAATTCTTGGCCTTCGCCAGGTTCTGGAACAAAGAAATACCTACTGACTCTAAACTGTAGTTGAATTTCTTGACTTTAAGGCAGGATTCGACTCCATAGATCGACAGGTTTTATGGTGATGTCTGTCATTCTAAGGCGTACAAAAAAGCACATTGACCTTGTACATGTTTACTACTCAGACACTAATGGTCAAGTCACAGGTTATGGTGAATTGTCATCGGAGTTAATAATTTCAAGCAGTGTTCGTTAAGGTTATCCGTTTTCCATACTTTTTGACTTTGTTATAGACATTCTTTTGAAGACAACACTTATCACCTGACTTATCAGGAATCGATCTATTGGAAGATCTGTTACGTCCTAgagaagattaaattatgggtaacttctgagaactatttatggactaatattatacatatattcttactGTATAACTGCTAATAAaccaaattatatatatttatgttcctTCCATTATAAGCTTTACTACTCTGAAGTTATTATCAATCTATTAGTCACAGTTTCTTataatcacagccactttgggcttgatcttgtataaaagttactttctattttatggtgtgatgtggtttgGTTTTGCTTGTATACAAACCAAGTACTTTTGAAATGTATGATTCGTATCGCGGAGGCTGAGATTGACGTTCTGGAATTAACAGGCATGACTAGGTGGAAAAAGGACTTATCGGAACTCTAGGCTGCCCACACTGTATGGGTTATTAATTTGGTCGTATAAGTCAGCGTATCTAAGTTGGAAATCATATTTCGCGATAATCGTATATGCATAAGGACATAGCAAGATACTCTTATTGACATGGGATACACAGATTATATAGAACTTTTTGGCAAAGGCGCTAAAAAATCCAGGGTCTTGTGGCCGCCTTAAGCAATAATACAAGCATGTTTGAGATGTATTTCTCTCCCTCCAACTGAAAAATCTTGCTTTAGGAAAGGTCTGGGTTAATGCCTGAACCAACGGTAGGAAGTGATATAGTTGAGTGTGTCAATCCATTCATTTATCTtggcttatactcttactacttctaccattatgggatttgaatctacaacttcatctctgtgctaatgtggtatggcaactcgaactgatgtacgtacgtacgaagttctacgttgtgactgactgacttatctTGGAAATCCCCCTAGCCCTTGTGGGTTGGTGTGCGACGAAATCTCGGGACGAATCCAGAAAGCGGCGAGAAATCTGTCTGCTGATTAGAAGATGTGTATACAGCGTAACGTTTTGCTCCATTCTGTTTTATAACTGTGAAAAGTAACttttaaaaacagaaaatatttttaggttactagtattcaatcataggtgtctttgaaGTACTGTTTGTATATCTCGAGACCATCGAGTTAGCAGTTCTAATGTTGAACGTAGATTACTAGGTAAGTATGGCAAATGGATTGATGAGATAGCGGATCTTTATCGAATGAAGTGGTTGGAACATATGTATTACGTATACTTAACCAGTGCCTACTTCGACAAGCAGTGATTTGTATAGTAGGCTGAAAGAACAAATAGGGTAGCCCCAAGCCAAGACATAACATGGGTCCATGAAGACACTGACTGTTGGACTGAGCCAAGTAGGTaagtgcagactacttggttgggctCGGATGATTATCGTAATCAGCGGTTAGACTTCACATGACACAGctcagagttgatatttccAGATGCAGTCAAAATCTAAATTCTGTTTACGCTCCACCAGAATAACAATTGCCCCGTTTAGACAGTATTAAAGAGAGGCAAACTAATGCTATAAAACTGCTTGTGGCAAACATCTGGAACTATGTTTGGAGACCACATATCTTATCATTGAAACAATGAGTTAAccagatttatatatatatatatatatatatatattaaataacGTATATATGGCTTAAATTGATCGACACATACCCACACCAGTTTCCTGTTTCTTCTTCCCACAGGATGCGAAATAACCCACCGGAAGTAGTACCCAAATAATTGATCATTTCTACACCACAAAAGCTACATTTTGCTGGAGTTAGCTTCTGTCCTTCGGAGATGTTCGCCGTATCAGAAGAGGAGCAGTCTGATACACTGACAAGAGGAATGAGCTCCCATAGAGCAGAATCATAGATATCAGATGATGGATGATTAGGTGACTTACTTCGTCCACCAAACAGAAATATACGACCTTGGTGACTAGTAAGACATGCGAAATCACGAGGCAAAGGAGTTCTAGGATGGGGTGTTTGATTATGTGATACGCTATCATCCCAAGTACAATTTGAATATTCGTGCGAGTTTATACCGACTTGTCGACTTCTATTCGTGTCCAATGGAATATTAAGGGAAAGATCTGAAAATGATAACAAATCATCACGAATTTCTATACGAGTCCAATTCCAAGTGATGAAATCCAGTCGATAAACTGAATTGTCATAATTATCAAACTAAAagataaaaaatatttagaaGAATTTGATAAGTGAAATGTTTCAGTGGGGAAAAATGGAATCTTATTTTTGAAGGCTTATTATTCATAGTTTAATAAATGTACTTAGTTTTATGGCCGAGGGAATCGACTCGATTTTGAGATAGCTTTCTACAAATTAAGTAATATTGAAAGACCACTGAGAACTAGAATGCATTGAGCAGCCGTTCTGTCTTAGTTTTAGTAATGCACACCTATAACACCTATAAGAAATGGAACTTCAGATTTTCAGATCTGACAGTGAGTAAGGTCCCATAAAACAACGGTTAATATTTTCAGTTTAAATCAGTTCGTAATATAACGTGACGATCATGAAGTGTCGCTAATGATCTATGTATCACCTCAAAATGGCTGAATCGCATCAGTCACAACAATGGGAGTTCATATGAACATTTAGTTTACCTACAACTACGAGgataaaattatttcttaaCTTAGACAACTATTTAAACAATTAAGAGAGAAGTCCAATAGACATACAGCAAAATGGAAAAAATACTAGAGATTAGACATACATTTACATATCAAATTTAGACTACGTAATATGACTGTAAAACAGGCTTTGTATATTACTAAAGATAGACTAAGACAGGCCATGAAAAGATTGGAGATGATTACTTATCAGTAGTTTATCCGTCCTTACATCAAACAAAAGATTGGTACGATATCATACGAGGATATGTAATACATGTAGTAagtgtttaaatagtacaaaccATACAAGAATAGCAAG from Schistosoma mansoni strain Puerto Rico chromosome 6, complete genome encodes the following:
- a CDS encoding kelch-like protein codes for the protein MESWKRLTDAPISRVNHQAICLEDRIFVFGGFNSQMFDLDYNERQIDTFMWDIHKNRWEQLPYPLLLKSWDCNLKSWGPDPILESSGSIQPSLRFGHTVVAWRGRGWLFGGRMQQQVCPNQLYMFDPGSKFLLQSVSRPTLSGSLKLNHTINAKKFHPPCWAEVRGTVGSVPSARDGHSATVLEDAMFIFGGFEDVFDNYDNSVYRLDFITWNWTRIEIRDDLLSFSDLSLNIPLDTNRSRQVGINSHEYSNCTWDDSVSHNQTPHPRTPLPRDFACLTSHQGRIFLFGGRSKSPNHPSSDIYDSALWELIPLVSVSDCSSSDTANISEGQKLTPAKCSFCGVEMINYLGTTSGGLFRILWEEETGNWCGPEFWATSPPRPCCLWKFIHSNVENKSYTPQNYKLPSNYHSRWSSGYAVWIIRHPGHGLQSPEVLLSQIFSKVNGFTYDSKSSFVESSSSSSTSSKLNSPYGRRSLSHWSYNGNLYIAFGAIRSQTGRSLQLHYQDVWRFNLSTLSWIQLSYMPSMKSSNLHIHLPSARRRAVACLYVAPPSTPYRDYNPTLIRQHPRVFVFGGTQPRALNEKISLISNNGHNDSRSINESSTSYGMFPHRSLFNLNWGNNRTQNEVLGLRRNTSSLKSFVSILCVQSNSSTSDPDHGNIILSNSTTNSSLSTSATQSSSSSSPSNTPVTNFYLIIIIPSYLCNSHLLNGLSPLLINDFIRSETNQNYKPVILKQYTFYQNSHEIIHLQNPCCINHASDIYTSSQLINICLKSVIYALFEAVERGLKYTHSKYPNATTNSLSSTVYNPTMFLNDDDDDHGNQHYHNFLTYKTFFIYSDIDMEELENYATHVYIDVNQITSIVNTNTLEVICDDINTTNNNSFFSLSFTSKSIYNSNILSYPIKNSVQQTVASVLLKYLNFIQNSFHLIFEDNKLLLNQQEILQSLYTDPVHSFNENNSNIFSTPPIHFTIRGKYLSTVSVYNSSAGNSTSHISSRYSESSTSNNNNNSHVVSGSSHYFLSERLALEMLNNENIFNFTGIGMYSGGSSNDNFLTYNPPPATVEDEINDDNDDDDDVDHDGVGDDDYDNDDSDFSDIHCIPNIGVLSKGTEKLVELSDCYTFNFDTSLYELCLRSSSDLAQEPVISQILPSTIVNDLKHLYSPHIYSIRRSRFG